ACCGACCGCCCAGACCAGCAGCGCGAACCACAGCAGGAACGACACCATCGACAGCACATTGAGCCCCGCGATCAGCCGCCGCTCGGGATGCTGCCGGGCAACGGCAATGATCGTCGGCACGAAGTTGAAGACGAGCACCGCGACAAGGGCGATGCCGAACAACATGAGCCTGCCGATGTCCATGATCCGCCTCCGCGTTTCACCGGATCAAGCTTAATCCTTCGGCGTGTGGCGGACAAGACGACGGGACGCGGCCGGGCCACGCAAGCGCCTCGCCCGAAAACAGGTGCCCCATCAAACGCAGTCGTCCGATCGCGCCGCGCAGGGCATCGAAACCGGCCGCTGTTTGCGGGGCTGCAGGTGGCGACGAAACGACGTCAATGGTCGCGCGTCGCGGCATCGGCCCGCCACGTCACATCTGCGGCGAGCAGGGCGGTCATGGTCGGTGCGATGCAGTTCTGCATCTCCTGCACTGTCCTTACCGCGGGAACACAGGCAAGCACGGCGTTGCAAACGGCATCGTCCAGCAGGGGATCGCCGCTCCGGCGCTTGAAATGGCACCGCGTCGTGCCGGTCCTGCGATCGATCTTCGTCGTCATCCGCAGACGCTTCAGCCGCTCCATTCGCTGCGCGGTGACGACGATGTCGCCCGTCTCTGCCGGCACGGCCGCGGCCTGCGTCAATAGAAGTGCAGCGAGAAGAATCATCGACGTGCGCCGATCGTGTACACGAAGCGAACGCCAACATTATCGATTCCAGGGTTCTGGCTGGAAAAGAGTTGGCGGTGGCTGAAATGCTCCCACGTCGCCTCCACTGCCCAGTGCCGGTTCAGCCGGACCCCGACCGATGCGTTGGGATTGAAGAGAAGGCGCGAGCCGAAGGACGTGCGCCTGCGATAAACATCATATCGTCGCTGCGCGTCTCGGGCAGGCAGGCCTGCTTCGAAGGGATCCGGCGTGAAACGATAGCCGTCATGCACGGTGAGACCGATCCCGAATTGACCATAGACCCGGTTTTGCAAGACGTGCTGGCGCCATTCGGCACCCACGCTGGCGAAACTCGTGCGGCCATCCGTATTGATCTGCAATTTGCCGGTCAGTCGCGGTTTCAACGCAATGGACAAAGGTGCGCTGCGATAGACCAGTTGGATATCGACAGTTCCATCCTCTTCGCTGCCTTCATAAATCTGGCCGCCGGGCAGCGTGGGCAAATCGAATATCAGTTGTCCGCCAAGAGGATGAAAATTCGCACCATGTCGCAATAGGCCGATGGCGACTTCGGGTCCGGCCCGTTGCAGTGGCGCTTCCGCATCGAAATCGTGCTCCTGCGATGCCGCCGATGCAGCGGCGAGCGTCATTGCGGCGCCAAAGACGCTCTTCCAGCCGATCATCCATTCCCCTTCAAGGAAGCCGTCGCACAACCGACGTTGATCGTGTAAAATAGCAATATATGTTCGTCAAACAGAAAGAAATAGGTGTCTGACAGATATTCACTCCCGCTGTGGAAGGCGCGTGTCTGTCGGTGGGCCGGCATCGCATTCATCCTGGTGGCGGCATTGTGGGGCCTGGCCGCCACCGCGCAGGCCATTGTTCCGGGATGGACCCTGTCCTGCAGCGACGAGCGGGGATGCCGGCAGTCGGCGGATCTCATCCGACTGCTGCCAGCAAGGGAGCAGGTTGCGGTACGGGATCACCCTGCCGCGGAAGCGCACCTTGCCGCCCATGCTGCCCGGCCCGCCGTGCGCATGGGCCTGGCAGCACTCACGCTGCTCGACGAGGGGTTGCTGGTTTTCCTGTTCCTGGCTGTCGGCCTGACGTTGCTCCGGCTTGGCAAACGCGGCGAACATGTGCTGGTGCGCGCCTTGCCATGGTTGAAACGCGGTGCATTCGCGGCGATGCTCTGGGCGGTCGCGCAGCCGCTGACGGATAGCTTGCGGGCCATGCTCCTGTTTCCCGGTACGCCGAGCGGTGCGTCCTGGTTTGTCGGCATCGACCTCACTGTTGCCGGGCCTGCGCTGCTGTTCGCGGTCGCCGCCTATGCGACCACCTGGGCACTGGAGGCGGGCATTTGCGCCGAGCGCGATCTGGCCGATTTCATCTGATGCCGGTCATTGTCAGTCTCGACGTGATGCTCGCCCGGCGCAAGGTCCGTTCCAAGGAACTGGCCGAAGCGATCGGCATCACGGAATCGAACTTGTCGTTGTTAAAGTCGGGAAAGGTGAAGGGGGTCCGCTTTTCCACACTTGCCGCGATCTGTCGTTATCTCGGGTGCCAGCCGGGGGACATTCTCGCCTATGAGCCGTCGGACGACGATCTGCATCCCGACGCCAATGAATAACCGGCCGTCCTCGCCTGTCGCCCTGTCCTACACGAACCAGAAAGGTTAAGAAGTCCGGCCAGATGCTCTTTGAACCGTATGGAACGCGATACGTGCGTCTTGCTCTAGCCTCTTGCGAGGCAGGGGGCGGGGCGGCGGCAGGCCGCTGCTACCCGCCGAAATGCCTCATCTTCCCACGAAAGCGGCATCGTGCACGGCATCGGCCCTCGACAAGCGAGGCACGCCGCCGCCTTTACATTCATAAAATCGATCACAGCGTCAATCAGACATCCGAAAAAGACGCAAATCGGTGTGACTTTCGAGACTTTCGGGCGCGAATATGATCAGGGAATCGATAACAGCCTCGCCAACGCGCATGCCGCGTTCAGCCCCCAGGATCGACCCGCAACGCCGCCGTTTGCCGGCGCCCGTTCGCCAAAAACCCCGCTTGGGCAATTCCCCGCCCGGCGCTATGGTTGCGCTGCAACATGGGCAGGGACGATGAATGCCGCGCACGCGACCGGACGGCAAGAAAACCCAGATCGTCGTTGTCGGCGGTGGGGCAGGGGGGCTGGAGCTTGTCACCAAGCTCGGCGCCAACCTGTCGCGCCAGGATTTCGACATCATCCTTGTTGATCGCAACGCCACCCATATCTGGAAGCCGCTGCTGCACGAGGTCGCGGCCGGGTCGCTCGATGCCAATCTCGACGAGGTCGGCTATCGCGGCCATGCCTTTCGCTGGGGTTACCGCTATTTCGACGGCGCGCTGGAGGATATCGACCGCGCCGCCAAGCAGATCGTCGTCGCGCCGATCATCGATGAGGATGGCAACGAGGTCATCGGGCGGCATCGCATCCGCTATGACTATCTGGTGATGGCGGTCGGGTCGGTGTCGAACGACTTCGGCACGCCGGGCGTGCGGGAGAATACCATCTCGCTCGATACCCGCGCCGATGCCGACCGCTTCCGCCGGCGGCTGCTCAACCAGTGCTTGCGCGTCTCGCGCCAGATGACCGCCGACCCCGACGCCGAATCCTATGCCCGCGTCGCCATCGTCGGCGGCGGCGCCACCGGCGTCGAGCTGGCGGCGGAACTCTATTCGGCGGCCACGGCGCTGGGCTTCTACGGGCTGGAGGTCTTTGATGAAAAGCGCCTGCAGGTGACGCTGATCGAGGCCGGGCCGCGCATCCTGCCGGCGCTGCCCGACAAGCTGGCGGCCTCCGCCACTGCCGAGCTCGAAGCGCTGGGCGTCCGGGTGCTCGCCAACACGCCGGTAACGTCGGCGACACCCGAGGCGATCATCACCAAAAGCGGGGAGGTCATCGGCGCCGACATCATGGTCTGGGCCGCGGGTGTGAAGGGGGCGCCGTTCCTGGCCAACATCGGCGGGCTGGAAACGACGCGCAACAACCAGCTGGTCGTCGGGTCGACGCTGCAGACGACGCTCGACGACTGCATCTTCGCCATCGGCGACTGCGCCTATTATGTGCCGGAGGGGCAGGGCCGGCCGATTCCGCCGCGTGCCCAGGCGGCACACCAGATGGCGACGACGGTCTATCACAACCTGCGCGCCGCCATCGCCGGCAAGCCGATGCGCGACTTCGTCTATCGCGACAAGGGCTCGCTGGTCAGCCTGGCGCGCTACACCACCGTCGGCAGCCTGATGGGCAATCTCGTCGGCGGCCGCATGGCGATCGAGGGCCGGCTGGCGCGGCTGGTCTATACCTCGCTGTACCGCATGCACCTGCTCGCCATCCATGGCTGGGTGAAGGGTTTTTCGCTGCTGCTCGTCGGGCACGTCAACCAGGTCGTCCGCCCCCAGCTGAAGCTGCACTGACGCCTTATTCGTGAAACTCGGCGAGTTCCGGGATGCGGGTGAAGGCGATGCGCGGGCCCTGTGACCGCGACGCGCCCGCGGCATCATGGCCCAGGGTGACGGCATCGCGGCCGAAGCGGGCGTTGACCTTGTCCATGGCGACCGACAGCGCCAGTCGGCGCGCCGCATCGGCGGCGGAAGGGGTGGAGGGGCCATCGAACAGGCCCGGCGCGGAGGCGCCCTGGAACAAATCGTGTTGGACCGCACCGGCGTCGCCGAGCTCGCCAAGGACGATGCTGACCTGGAGATAGCGCTGCGGGCCGAACTCGCCGCGCATGCGATGCCAGAGCGTGTCGAGCCGTTCGAGCAGCGTCACCGTGTCCATGACCTGCGGCAGCCGCAGCCCGGACGACCATTTGGCCGGCTTTTCGCCGAACCGGGCTTCCGCCTTGACCGCCAGGCCGATCCAGCCGGCGGTGCGTTCGGCGCGGCGCAACCGGGTCGCGGCCTTGGCGGCGAGGCGGCGGGCGACCAGCCGCGCCCGGTCGGGGCTGCGCTTGTCGGGGCCGAGCACATGGCTGTGGCCGATGCTGCGCTGCTGCGTCGGCACTTCGGCGACATCGGCGCCCTGCAACAGCCAGTGCATGCGTTCCCCCCAGACGCTGCCCCAGGCCAGGCGCGCCTCGCGCGGGGTCAGCGCCAGCAACCGTTCCATGGTGACGATGCCGGCAGCGGCCAGTCGGCGTTCCATGTTGCGGCCGACGCCCGGGATGTCGGACAGTTTCAGCGTCGCCAGCCGCGCCGCCAGCGTTTCGGGCGGCAGGATGGTCAGGCCGTCGGGCTTCTGCATGTCCGCCGCCATCTTGGCGAGCAGCCGGTTGGGGGCGACTCCGATCGACACCGTCAGGCATTCGCCGACATGGGCGCGGATGCCGGCCTTGATGCGCGCGGCGAGGGCGGTGACGGCGGCCGGTGCATTTTCATTGTCGAGCAGGCGGCAGGCGACCTCGTCGATCGAGCAGACGGCGGTGACGGGGACATGGCGCTCCACCTCGGCGATGATGGCGTGGTGGAAGCGGACATATTCGCCATGGCGGGCCGGGACGACGCGAATGTCGCGGCACAGCGCGCGTGCTTCGTGGATCTTGGTGCCGGTGCGGATGCCGAATTTCTTGGCTTCGTAGCTGGCGGCAATGGCGCTGGTCGAATCGCTGTCGACGGGGGCGACGACGACCGGCTGGCCACGCAGCGACGGGTCAAGCTGTTGCTCGACATGCGCAAAATAGCTGTTGAGGTCGAGATACAGCCAGCGGAGCGATGCCGTCACCATGGCGGGTGCATAGCACGGCAGGAACATTAGGGGAACACGGCAACACCCCTATCGGCACGGCGCGCGAGCCATTAACCCCGGCGGCGTGAACAGCGTGACCAACCGCGGCGTCTTCTGGATGATCCTGTCCTGCACGGCCTTTGCGTCGATGTGGGTGCTGATCCGCTATGCCTCGCGCGAAGTGCACGCCTTCCAGATCGTGTTTTTCCGCTGCGCGATCGGCACGCTGGTGCTGTTGCCGATGATGCTGCGCAACCCAGGGCTGATCCGGCTGTCGCGGCTGACCGCCAATCTGCGCCGCGCTGCGTCGGGGTTCATCGCCACCATGGGCACCTTCTATGCGGTGGCGCACGCGCCGCTGGCGACGGCGTTGAGCATCAACTACACGGCGCCGCTGTTCGCCACGGCGGGCGCCGTGCTGTTCCTGGGCGAAAAGATCCATTTTCGCCGGGTGGCGGCGCTGGCGGCGGGCTTTGCCGGCATGTTGATCGTCGTGCGGCCGGGCGCCCTGCCGCTGACGCCGGGGGTGCTCGCGGCGGTGATCTCGGCCGTCTCGACGGCGTTTTCGATCGTCGCCATCCGCCAGCTGGTGGCGACCGACGACAGCCGGGCGGTGGCGTCCTGGACGTTCATCCTGATGACGCCGCCCAGCTTTATCGCGGCGCTGTTCGTCTGGCGCTGGCCGCCGGCCGATGTCTGGCCGCTGCTGGTCGCTATCGGCTGCGCGGCGGCGGTGGGGCAGCTGGCGATGAACAAGGCCTTTTCGCTCGCCGAAGCCTCGGCGGTGCTGCCCTATGACTTCGTTCGCTTCGGGCTGGTGACGCTGGCCGGCATCGCGCTGTTCGGCGAACGGGTCGACCAGATGACTATCCTCGGCGGCGTCGTCATTTTCGGCGCCACGGTCTATCTGGCGGTGCGCGAACGCCAGGTGGCGCGGGCGTTGCTGGCGGCGTCGGTGCCCGAACGGCCGGATTGACCCATCTGTTTTGAAGGTTGCCGCTTGCGGAAACCCTTCCCATAGAGAGGCCGAATTCTTTGGGAGAGCGATGATGGAACTTGCAGGTTTGTCGGCCGTGGTCACCGGCGGCGCATCGGGGCTGGGCGAAGCGACGGCGCGCGCGCTCGCGGCACAGGGCGTCAAGGTCGCCATCTTCGACATGAACGCCGAAAAGGGCGAAGCCGTCGCCGCGGACATCGGCGGTGTGTTCTGCAACGTCAACGTCACCAGCGACGAATCGGTCGATGCGGGCTTTGCCAAGGCACGCGCCGCGATCGGCCAGGAACGCATTTTGATCAACTGCGCCGGCACCGGCAACGCCGCCAAGACCGCCAGCCGCAGCCGCGAAACGGGGGAAATCAAGCATTTCCCGCTCGACGCCTTCAACATGATCATCCAGATCAACCTCGTCGGCACCTTCCGCTGCGTCGCCAAGTCGGCGGCGGGGATGCTGACCCTGCCGGCACTGGCGGACGGCGAGCGCGGCGCGATCGTCAATACGGCGTCGGTGGCGGCCGAAGACGGCCAGATGGGCCAGGCCGCCTATTCGGCGTCGAAGGGCGGCGTCGTAGGCATGACCCTGCCGATCGCGCGCGACCTGATGAGCGAAGGCATCCGCGTCAACACCATCCTGCCCGGCATCTTCAACACGCCGCTGATGAACGGCGCGCCGCAGAATGTGAAAGACGCGCTCGCCGCCTCGGTGCCGTTCCCGAAGCGGCTCGGCAACCCCAGCGAATATGCGTCGCTGGCAGTGGAGATGTGCCGCAATTCCTATTTCAACGGCGAGGATGTGCGGATCGACGGCGCCATCCGGATGGCGCCCCGCTGAGTCGCAGCGCCGCGCGCGCGTAGCGAAGCGCTACGCGCCGACAGGCGCAAGACCGGCCGGCGGGGCGGCGGGGCCTTCCCCGCCGAACCCGTCCGACGCCAGCATGGGCTTTGCCCATGCGCCCTTTCAATCGGCCATGAGCTTTGCCCATGCCCCTCGACCTCAACCCTCACCCATCGATCGCTTTCGCCAGCGCAAAGTCCCGCGCCGAAAGCCCGCCGGCGTCGTGCGTCGTCAGCCGGACATCGACCTTGTTGTAGACATTCGACCATTCCGGATGATGGTCGGCCTTTTCCGCCAGCAGCGCGACGCGCGACATGAAGGCAAAGGCTGTGACGAAATCGGCGAAGCGATACTGCCGCTCGATCCCGTCGCCGTTCCGGGTCCAGCCCGGCACATCGGGCAGCGCGGCGGTGATTTCGGCGTCGTTCAGTCTGGCGATCATTTTGGGGCCTCGTATCGGACAATCGCGTGCGGTATCAGCCGGCGATGACCAGCCGTCAAACGCTCAGCCCGACTCTTGCCGACATCGAGGCGCTGGCGCAGGCCGCGGTGGAGCGCCTGCCGCCGCTGTTCCGCGACCATCTCGGCCATGTCCTGCTGCGCGTCGAGGATTTCCCCGATGCCGAGGTGATGGCCGAGATGGGGCTGGAGAGCGAATGGGAGATCCTGGGGCTGTACCAGGGCCGCCATGTCGGGATGAAGGGCGACGAGCCATCGGGTGTGCTGCCCGACATGATCTTCCTGTATCGCCGGCCGTTGCTCGATGAATGGTGCGAGGGCGAGGACAGCCTGGAAGCAATCGTCACCCATGTGCTTGTCCATGAGGTCGGCCATCATTTCGGGCTGAGCGATGACGCCATGGAAGCGATCGAGGCCGCAACGAATTGACGCGCGCCGCCCAGGTGCAATAGCGTTGAAATGCTGCAAGGCAGTTTTCGTCGCGGGGGCGCGGCCGTCGGGGGGCCATCGCATGGCAAAGCCATTTCGGGACTATCACAACCAGTTGCTGGCCGCGATCGGCACGCCCGGCGACTATAATCCGGCATGGGGCGACGTGGCACGCGGGGTCGCCGACCTGGTGACGATGCAGGGCTTCGACGCGCGGCGGGTCGGGATTCCGGCCGCGATCCGCACCCGCATGGTAACACCGCGCGGCGAAAAGCGCCGCACCGAGGCAGCGATGCTGCGCGCCGCCGCCCAGGCGCCGGAGGGCGCGACCGGGCCGGCGGCGACCGCCGGTGCCGCGCGCGCGCTGGCGCTGAAAACGGTGCGGCACCTCTACATGCAGCAGTCGTTCGGCAAGCAGAAGGTGTGGATATTGTCGCTGCCGGAATCGCTGCGGGCGTTTCCGGTCGAATTCGCCAACAGTTCCGCCGACACCGTCGACAAGGTGCTCGACAGCGGCGGGGAACGCTTTTCGGCCAAGGCGATCAGCGACCTGGGGGAGGCGTGCCAACTGGCGCTGGCCTGGGTCGGCCGGGCGATGATCGTCGCCGGGGCGCCGCTGCTGCCCGAACATCGCAAGCTGTTCCACCGCTGGTTCGTGCCCGCCGGCACGCCGGACGAGGCCACCAAGATCACCGACCATGCCGCACGGCTGCTGCCGCAGCTGCAGCGCAT
This is a stretch of genomic DNA from Polymorphobacter fuscus. It encodes these proteins:
- a CDS encoding superinfection immunity protein — translated: MDIGRLMLFGIALVAVLVFNFVPTIIAVARQHPERRLIAGLNVLSMVSFLLWFALLVWAVGGKRDDGVIGRFVGRAGNRRRLVALVAALVGVGVATTAYALTRT
- a CDS encoding acyloxyacyl hydrolase, which gives rise to MIGWKSVFGAAMTLAAASAASQEHDFDAEAPLQRAGPEVAIGLLRHGANFHPLGGQLIFDLPTLPGGQIYEGSEEDGTVDIQLVYRSAPLSIALKPRLTGKLQINTDGRTSFASVGAEWRQHVLQNRVYGQFGIGLTVHDGYRFTPDPFEAGLPARDAQRRYDVYRRRTSFGSRLLFNPNASVGVRLNRHWAVEATWEHFSHRQLFSSQNPGIDNVGVRFVYTIGARR
- a CDS encoding helix-turn-helix domain-containing protein, which gives rise to MPVIVSLDVMLARRKVRSKELAEAIGITESNLSLLKSGKVKGVRFSTLAAICRYLGCQPGDILAYEPSDDDLHPDANE
- a CDS encoding NAD(P)/FAD-dependent oxidoreductase; this translates as MPRTRPDGKKTQIVVVGGGAGGLELVTKLGANLSRQDFDIILVDRNATHIWKPLLHEVAAGSLDANLDEVGYRGHAFRWGYRYFDGALEDIDRAAKQIVVAPIIDEDGNEVIGRHRIRYDYLVMAVGSVSNDFGTPGVRENTISLDTRADADRFRRRLLNQCLRVSRQMTADPDAESYARVAIVGGGATGVELAAELYSAATALGFYGLEVFDEKRLQVTLIEAGPRILPALPDKLAASATAELEALGVRVLANTPVTSATPEAIITKSGEVIGADIMVWAAGVKGAPFLANIGGLETTRNNQLVVGSTLQTTLDDCIFAIGDCAYYVPEGQGRPIPPRAQAAHQMATTVYHNLRAAIAGKPMRDFVYRDKGSLVSLARYTTVGSLMGNLVGGRMAIEGRLARLVYTSLYRMHLLAIHGWVKGFSLLLVGHVNQVVRPQLKLH
- a CDS encoding Y-family DNA polymerase — encoded protein: MFLPCYAPAMVTASLRWLYLDLNSYFAHVEQQLDPSLRGQPVVVAPVDSDSTSAIAASYEAKKFGIRTGTKIHEARALCRDIRVVPARHGEYVRFHHAIIAEVERHVPVTAVCSIDEVACRLLDNENAPAAVTALAARIKAGIRAHVGECLTVSIGVAPNRLLAKMAADMQKPDGLTILPPETLAARLATLKLSDIPGVGRNMERRLAAAGIVTMERLLALTPREARLAWGSVWGERMHWLLQGADVAEVPTQQRSIGHSHVLGPDKRSPDRARLVARRLAAKAATRLRRAERTAGWIGLAVKAEARFGEKPAKWSSGLRLPQVMDTVTLLERLDTLWHRMRGEFGPQRYLQVSIVLGELGDAGAVQHDLFQGASAPGLFDGPSTPSAADAARRLALSVAMDKVNARFGRDAVTLGHDAAGASRSQGPRIAFTRIPELAEFHE
- a CDS encoding DMT family transporter, yielding MNSVTNRGVFWMILSCTAFASMWVLIRYASREVHAFQIVFFRCAIGTLVLLPMMLRNPGLIRLSRLTANLRRAASGFIATMGTFYAVAHAPLATALSINYTAPLFATAGAVLFLGEKIHFRRVAALAAGFAGMLIVVRPGALPLTPGVLAAVISAVSTAFSIVAIRQLVATDDSRAVASWTFILMTPPSFIAALFVWRWPPADVWPLLVAIGCAAAVGQLAMNKAFSLAEASAVLPYDFVRFGLVTLAGIALFGERVDQMTILGGVVIFGATVYLAVRERQVARALLAASVPERPD
- a CDS encoding SDR family NAD(P)-dependent oxidoreductase; this translates as MELAGLSAVVTGGASGLGEATARALAAQGVKVAIFDMNAEKGEAVAADIGGVFCNVNVTSDESVDAGFAKARAAIGQERILINCAGTGNAAKTASRSRETGEIKHFPLDAFNMIIQINLVGTFRCVAKSAAGMLTLPALADGERGAIVNTASVAAEDGQMGQAAYSASKGGVVGMTLPIARDLMSEGIRVNTILPGIFNTPLMNGAPQNVKDALAASVPFPKRLGNPSEYASLAVEMCRNSYFNGEDVRIDGAIRMAPR
- a CDS encoding 4a-hydroxytetrahydrobiopterin dehydratase → MIARLNDAEITAALPDVPGWTRNGDGIERQYRFADFVTAFAFMSRVALLAEKADHHPEWSNVYNKVDVRLTTHDAGGLSARDFALAKAIDG
- a CDS encoding metallopeptidase family protein — its product is MTSRQTLSPTLADIEALAQAAVERLPPLFRDHLGHVLLRVEDFPDAEVMAEMGLESEWEILGLYQGRHVGMKGDEPSGVLPDMIFLYRRPLLDEWCEGEDSLEAIVTHVLVHEVGHHFGLSDDAMEAIEAATN
- a CDS encoding M35 family metallo-endopeptidase translates to MAKPFRDYHNQLLAAIGTPGDYNPAWGDVARGVADLVTMQGFDARRVGIPAAIRTRMVTPRGEKRRTEAAMLRAAAQAPEGATGPAATAGAARALALKTVRHLYMQQSFGKQKVWILSLPESLRAFPVEFANSSADTVDKVLDSGGERFSAKAISDLGEACQLALAWVGRAMIVAGAPLLPEHRKLFHRWFVPAGTPDEATKITDHAARLLPQLQRIAAGLKTGQVILTDSPHERGTASGLEHAEGFGYFNDLIAIHIEKGFFSTANTLSGKTNWARVLVHELSHLYARTVDHAYSWQGLLPRDDDALTHANGAHVRRDPKFPAVRTLTLEQCRTNADSWAFFVADAAGALTAGDRMQALGARLYDSIGERMDPATAVALRSRAA